In the Muricauda sp. MAR_2010_75 genome, one interval contains:
- a CDS encoding LytTR family DNA-binding domain-containing protein, with amino-acid sequence MRTIPNERRFYVLSIALLVILFGITLIQNMIRYGHHDNYNLWTSVVYLCFSILFFLPFLVLCFHILKTIQTRFGKWFWPLTFLTAFCCLIIFYLASNSILHSFGYFDFFVDADYAGYYFGREALYHLVFVLGTGVYVYASKEKTETIKVYKGKKTVTLAIDLVQWIEVEGHYLNFYTEKETYIKRTSLGELAKQLQPEFIRIHRKYIVNRNEIVAIEKEGRDEFTLLSSGKKLKIGPSYSPVSW; translated from the coding sequence ATGCGGACAATTCCAAATGAAAGACGGTTTTATGTTTTGTCGATAGCATTATTGGTTATCCTTTTTGGAATTACGCTGATCCAAAACATGATTCGGTATGGTCACCATGACAACTACAATCTTTGGACGAGTGTGGTGTACCTCTGCTTTTCCATTCTATTTTTTCTACCGTTTTTGGTATTGTGTTTTCATATTTTAAAAACCATTCAAACTCGTTTTGGGAAATGGTTTTGGCCCTTGACTTTTCTTACCGCTTTTTGTTGCCTTATTATCTTTTACCTCGCTTCCAATAGTATTTTGCACAGTTTTGGCTATTTTGATTTTTTTGTGGACGCTGATTACGCCGGATATTATTTTGGGCGCGAGGCCCTGTATCATTTAGTATTTGTTCTGGGAACTGGTGTCTATGTTTATGCATCCAAAGAGAAAACCGAAACCATTAAGGTATATAAAGGAAAAAAAACCGTGACACTTGCCATTGATTTGGTTCAATGGATAGAAGTTGAGGGGCATTACCTTAATTTTTACACCGAAAAAGAGACCTACATTAAACGTACCTCTTTGGGAGAACTTGCCAAGCAACTACAACCAGAATTTATCAGGATACACCGTAAGTATATTGTGAATAGGAATGAGATCGTGGCCATTGAGAAAGAAGGTCGTGATGAATTCACTTTGCTTTCCTCCGGAAAAAAACTGAAGATTGGACCATCTTATAGCCCTGTTTCTTGGTAA
- a CDS encoding DUF6527 family protein: protein MCVCGCGNKTVTPLTPTDWKLIFNGKSVSLDPSIGNWGFPCESHYWITNNKIIWATKWTKEQIIEGRKHSKKEKEKYYRENLTNKLHTSTKSKTPWWKFSWLFKNRSKT from the coding sequence ATGTGTGTTTGTGGTTGTGGCAACAAAACAGTTACTCCTCTTACTCCTACGGATTGGAAATTAATCTTTAATGGGAAATCGGTTTCTTTGGACCCATCGATTGGAAATTGGGGTTTTCCATGCGAATCTCACTATTGGATAACAAACAATAAAATAATTTGGGCAACAAAATGGACTAAAGAACAAATTATTGAAGGTAGAAAACATAGCAAAAAAGAAAAAGAGAAGTATTATCGGGAGAACCTTACAAACAAACTTCATACCAGTACAAAGTCCAAAACACCATGGTGGAAATTTTCTTGGCTGTTCAAGAATAGGTCGAAAACCTAG
- a CDS encoding cysteine hydrolase yields the protein MKNLISTFVIFTTGIMGAFAQLPEPGFIIDEHTAIVITDPQNDFLSPDGVAWGAVGQSVQENNTIENLETIFKLAEEHNIPVFVSPHYYYEHDHVWKFEGTLEKLMHNITMFDRGDQLNVEGFEGSGADWLPRYKKYINKDRVVVTSPHKVFGSESNDLALQLRKQKIDKVILAGMSGNLCAESHMRELVENGFEVAVVGDATASAKLPGLDGDQAAQTNYKMISSKVFTTQELVSELEMHKK from the coding sequence ATGAAAAATTTAATCAGCACATTCGTAATTTTTACAACAGGAATTATGGGCGCTTTTGCCCAATTACCAGAACCGGGTTTTATCATAGATGAGCATACCGCCATTGTGATCACAGACCCACAAAACGACTTTTTAAGTCCCGATGGGGTGGCTTGGGGAGCCGTTGGCCAGAGCGTACAGGAGAACAACACCATTGAAAACCTGGAAACCATTTTTAAGTTAGCCGAAGAACACAACATCCCCGTTTTTGTATCGCCCCATTACTACTACGAGCACGACCATGTTTGGAAGTTTGAGGGGACTTTGGAGAAACTCATGCACAACATAACCATGTTTGATCGTGGTGACCAATTGAACGTTGAAGGTTTTGAAGGCTCCGGCGCCGACTGGTTGCCTCGCTACAAAAAGTACATCAACAAGGATAGGGTAGTGGTGACCAGCCCACACAAGGTCTTTGGTTCCGAAAGCAACGACTTGGCCCTACAATTGCGTAAGCAAAAAATTGATAAGGTGATCTTGGCTGGGATGTCCGGGAACCTTTGTGCCGAATCGCACATGAGGGAATTGGTGGAGAACGGTTTTGAGGTTGCCGTGGTGGGTGATGCCACTGCTTCGGCCAAACTTCCCGGATTGGATGGCGACCAAGCTGCCCAGACCAATTACAAAATGATTTCAAGCAAAGTCTTTACCACCCAAGAATTGGTAAGCGAGCTTGAGATGCACAAAAAATAA
- a CDS encoding JAB domain-containing protein, which produces MAPYPDAKGCIGPKKAGFWFFHGHGLPFQDPNHLPMNVRLTQEQKIKVLNARDIYTIMQQILLRENKIRRNQEHFWVVGLNNENKILFVELIALGAHNRVNADPPDVFRMAIYKLASKLILVHNHPSGNHEVTDADILFTDHMLKAGKFLRIDVLDHLVITETDYTSFEDQGVMDELRKSGLFEIVGPEKQELEAFKLETERKRAKKEGLKEAAKKMKADGVDPETIKKYTGLSLKVIGGL; this is translated from the coding sequence ATGGCACCATACCCCGACGCCAAAGGCTGTATTGGACCCAAAAAAGCTGGTTTTTGGTTTTTTCATGGGCATGGTTTACCTTTCCAAGACCCAAATCACCTACCTATGAACGTACGGCTTACCCAAGAACAAAAGATCAAAGTGCTCAACGCCAGAGACATTTATACCATTATGCAGCAAATACTGCTGCGCGAAAACAAGATTCGCCGCAACCAAGAGCATTTTTGGGTGGTGGGGCTCAACAACGAGAACAAGATCCTGTTTGTGGAACTCATTGCCCTTGGCGCCCACAACCGGGTAAACGCAGACCCGCCCGATGTCTTTAGAATGGCCATCTACAAACTGGCCAGCAAGCTGATCTTGGTGCACAACCACCCCAGCGGCAACCACGAGGTAACGGATGCCGATATTCTCTTTACCGACCATATGCTGAAAGCCGGGAAGTTTCTACGGATTGATGTACTGGACCATTTGGTGATCACCGAGACCGACTACACCAGTTTTGAGGACCAGGGCGTAATGGACGAACTGCGTAAATCTGGACTGTTTGAGATCGTAGGGCCCGAAAAGCAGGAATTGGAAGCCTTTAAATTGGAAACGGAGCGGAAAAGGGCAAAAAAAGAAGGGTTAAAGGAAGCCGCTAAAAAGATGAAAGCTGATGGTGTTGACCCGGAAACCATTAAAAAGTATACGGGATTGAGCTTAAAGGTGATTGGGGGGTTGTAG
- a CDS encoding ThiF family adenylyltransferase has product MSQQLINHSEDLQRLLADGLVLDIKNNFLFIHRIPYLTALGEIKYGVIVSPLELAGNKTKPNPSHTVHFSGEPPCKLNGKEFNIINNKRKQVVANGFEVDMLFSSKPKPHGYTDYYHKMTTYINMISSPAKAIDENVTEKGEKLVVSDEESVFNYADTNSNKPELVGLTDKFLDQKIGIIGLGGTGSYILDLVAKTPVQEIHLFDGDWYYNNNAFRSPGAASIDELKIPKKKVDYYLSIYSRMHRKIVVHPDYLTEKDFDKLLQFTFVFLNIDKGEIKKKIIQYLQDKNISFVDSGIGVEFKNGSLTALIRNTTSTDSKKDHFWDSPYISYTENPENEYGKNIQIAELNLLNAGFAVMKWKKLLGFYHDLTGEHNMFYRISANKIQNDEVRA; this is encoded by the coding sequence ATGTCACAGCAACTGATAAATCATAGTGAAGACCTGCAAAGGCTTTTGGCTGATGGCTTGGTGTTGGATATCAAAAATAATTTCTTGTTTATTCATCGAATTCCATACTTGACGGCATTAGGTGAGATTAAATATGGGGTTATTGTATCACCACTTGAGTTAGCAGGTAATAAAACCAAACCAAACCCCTCGCATACAGTACATTTTTCTGGTGAACCACCATGTAAATTGAATGGAAAAGAGTTCAACATAATAAACAATAAAAGGAAACAAGTTGTTGCAAATGGGTTTGAGGTAGACATGCTATTTTCCAGTAAGCCCAAACCTCATGGCTATACCGATTATTATCACAAAATGACCACATATATTAATATGATTTCTTCACCTGCCAAGGCGATTGATGAAAACGTAACTGAAAAGGGCGAAAAATTAGTCGTCTCCGATGAAGAATCAGTATTTAATTATGCGGACACCAATTCCAATAAACCAGAATTAGTTGGACTTACAGACAAATTTCTCGATCAAAAGATTGGAATCATTGGTCTTGGTGGTACTGGGTCATACATTTTAGACCTTGTTGCAAAAACTCCTGTCCAAGAAATACATCTCTTTGATGGGGATTGGTATTATAACAACAATGCTTTTAGATCTCCTGGTGCAGCTTCCATCGATGAATTGAAAATTCCAAAGAAAAAAGTTGACTATTATTTATCAATTTATTCAAGAATGCATAGAAAAATTGTAGTTCATCCCGATTACTTGACGGAAAAGGATTTTGATAAGTTATTACAATTCACTTTTGTTTTCTTGAATATCGACAAGGGGGAAATCAAAAAGAAAATCATTCAATATTTACAAGATAAAAACATATCATTTGTCGATTCAGGAATTGGTGTTGAATTTAAAAATGGTTCCCTTACTGCTCTAATAAGAAATACCACTAGCACGGATTCGAAGAAAGATCATTTTTGGGATAGTCCATACATATCTTACACAGAAAATCCCGAAAATGAATATGGTAAAAACATTCAAATCGCCGAGCTCAATCTTTTAAATGCAGGTTTTGCGGTAATGAAATGGAAAAAATTATTGGGTTTTTATCATGATCTTACAGGTGAACATAATATGTTTTATCGAATAAGTGCCAACAAAATTCAAAATGATGAGGTTCGAGCATAG
- a CDS encoding adenylate/guanylate cyclase domain-containing protein, with translation MGIHRKLTAIMFTDVQGYTAIMHEDEQRALTLRSRHRKLFNELTEKHRGTVVQYFGDGTLTVFDSAVDAVECALELQKAFRQAPVIPVRIGIHMGDIVLSDDDIMGDAVNVASRIESVGVPGSVFFSDHVNDQLRSHKKFETRFLDVFHFKNVKEPIPVYALVDDQLVAPDRKAYVKTKSHSSFKGAGNRGTSKQKILRWGGVLVLLAILAGLYFTFVENEKSPEGDGELLRSIAVLPVQNLTGISENDVLCETITDDLIGQLSDEVGMVKVVPKSLIQDYLDQGEPLQKMAAALNVGYILEGALHHSDSLYNLDLRLADAMERMYLWSERYDHVSGANVATMLQSQASGAISAELNAHMNSANTTISPSPTDNKDASELLARANAIADKMDKESLYQAMSLYQRVIQLEPNLSDGYMGMARVYTIGGLIWGIFRQEEAEKLSKEYVEKSMALKPTLEAYQYVLITKFFFDFDFEYSEEHLSLVAILPPFPDGAFYAVYNNIVGRYDEGIRYAENYIERFPEAGNGFAQMIRAYFLSDRWDKADSLMNRYDAKFRHDQFYMRDVAMVHLNMGNMESFMEMNNILKTNFLDNAAVHLYYDAIEMRYKGEDPKKIQEKLNLLEDQYNMGMAGSPAWFLAMYHFYIKDDETGFQWLQKSFDRKDVEILWLKNEYLLQRFKKAQDPRYTKLYNQMHWPE, from the coding sequence ATGGGCATACACCGTAAATTGACCGCCATAATGTTTACCGATGTGCAGGGGTACACCGCCATTATGCACGAGGATGAACAGCGGGCCCTTACCTTGCGGAGCAGGCACCGAAAGCTTTTCAACGAACTTACCGAAAAACACCGAGGCACCGTGGTGCAGTATTTTGGCGATGGCACGCTTACTGTTTTTGACAGTGCGGTGGACGCCGTGGAGTGCGCGTTGGAGTTGCAAAAGGCGTTCCGGCAAGCGCCGGTGATTCCCGTACGTATTGGCATCCACATGGGGGACATTGTCCTTTCGGATGATGATATTATGGGCGATGCGGTAAACGTGGCCTCTAGGATAGAATCGGTGGGCGTGCCGGGCAGCGTTTTCTTTTCAGACCATGTGAACGACCAATTGCGGAGCCATAAAAAATTCGAGACCCGATTTTTGGACGTTTTCCATTTTAAGAACGTAAAGGAACCCATTCCCGTCTATGCATTGGTAGATGACCAATTGGTGGCCCCAGACCGAAAAGCCTATGTAAAGACCAAGTCCCATTCCAGTTTTAAAGGGGCAGGAAACCGTGGGACATCCAAGCAAAAAATCCTCCGATGGGGTGGCGTCTTGGTATTGTTGGCGATCTTGGCAGGGCTCTATTTTACGTTTGTCGAAAATGAGAAGTCCCCCGAAGGGGATGGGGAGCTTCTCCGAAGCATTGCGGTACTACCGGTGCAGAATCTTACCGGGATTTCAGAAAATGATGTGTTGTGCGAAACCATTACCGATGACCTTATTGGGCAATTGTCTGATGAGGTGGGGATGGTAAAGGTGGTACCCAAATCCTTGATCCAGGATTATTTGGACCAGGGCGAACCCCTACAAAAAATGGCCGCTGCATTGAATGTGGGCTATATTTTGGAGGGTGCTTTGCATCATTCGGACAGTCTCTACAATTTGGACCTTCGGTTGGCCGATGCAATGGAGCGCATGTATCTCTGGTCCGAACGATATGACCATGTTTCTGGAGCCAATGTGGCAACAATGCTGCAATCCCAAGCAAGCGGTGCCATTTCCGCAGAATTGAATGCACATATGAACAGTGCCAATACTACCATTTCACCCAGTCCTACCGATAACAAAGATGCCAGTGAACTGCTGGCACGTGCGAATGCCATTGCGGATAAAATGGATAAGGAATCGCTGTATCAGGCCATGTCATTGTACCAACGAGTGATCCAATTGGAACCCAACCTTTCCGACGGTTATATGGGAATGGCGCGGGTGTATACCATTGGCGGGCTTATTTGGGGCATTTTTCGGCAAGAGGAAGCTGAAAAGCTGTCCAAAGAATACGTTGAAAAATCTATGGCGTTGAAGCCGACTTTGGAAGCATACCAATATGTGTTGATCACCAAATTCTTTTTTGATTTTGATTTTGAATATTCGGAGGAGCATCTATCGTTGGTCGCCATTTTGCCACCGTTTCCGGATGGGGCTTTTTATGCGGTCTACAATAATATTGTAGGTAGATATGATGAGGGCATTCGCTATGCTGAAAATTATATTGAGCGCTTCCCTGAAGCGGGCAACGGATTCGCACAGATGATTCGTGCTTATTTCCTTTCCGATCGTTGGGACAAAGCCGATAGTTTAATGAACCGATATGATGCCAAATTCCGCCATGATCAATTTTATATGCGCGATGTGGCCATGGTGCACCTGAACATGGGCAATATGGAGTCCTTTATGGAAATGAACAATATCCTAAAGACCAATTTTCTGGACAATGCCGCTGTCCATCTCTACTACGATGCCATTGAAATGCGCTACAAAGGGGAAGACCCCAAGAAAATTCAGGAAAAACTAAACCTTTTGGAAGACCAATACAACATGGGCATGGCAGGTTCACCTGCTTGGTTTTTGGCCATGTACCATTTTTATATCAAGGATGATGAAACCGGTTTCCAGTGGTTACAAAAATCGTTCGACCGCAAAGATGTGGAAATTTTGTGGCTCAAAAACGAATACCTCCTGCAACGGTTCAAAAAAGCCCAAGACCCAAGGTATACCAAGCTCTACAATCAAATGCATTGGCCGGAGTAA
- a CDS encoding multiubiquitin domain-containing protein produces MKKEDAPGQNKEFTIYVNATPEKWIGKTISFDEVTKLAFPNPPFPNTEYQVVYSGAQGNKDGTLAEGQEVKIKEGTQFDVTATDKS; encoded by the coding sequence ATGAAAAAAGAAGACGCCCCTGGGCAAAACAAGGAGTTCACCATTTATGTTAATGCAACTCCAGAAAAATGGATCGGCAAAACCATATCGTTCGATGAAGTCACCAAATTGGCCTTTCCTAATCCACCTTTTCCAAATACCGAATATCAAGTAGTGTATTCTGGAGCTCAAGGCAATAAAGATGGCACTTTAGCTGAAGGCCAAGAAGTTAAAATTAAAGAAGGAACCCAATTCGATGTCACAGCAACTGATAAATCATAG
- a CDS encoding sorbosone dehydrogenase family protein, with amino-acid sequence MKIFRFTLKSIFLILFSLVVLSCNGKKGGNEGETPDQTQQEDTNEDDGSVESSLPLDRLNLPEGFKIDTYAEGIEGARSMAMGADGTLFVGTRNENKVYALKDTDGDFKVDDVYTIAEDLEQPNGIAFKDGALYVAAVSKMFKYDNIEASLSNPPAPELIYDDYPTEFHHGWKYIAFGPDDKLYVPVGAPCNICDRTDEDERFGTITRMDADGSNREIVAHGVRNTVGFTWHPETEELWFTDNNRDMMGDDLPPGELNRLAEVGQHFGYPFCHAGTIPDPEFGKQRPCSDFVPPVQPLDAHVAALGVKFDTGSMFPSAYKGHAFLAEHGSWNRSKKIGYRVTLVKLNGNEAVSYEPFIDGWLDEESQEAFGRPVDLLFLEDGSLLISDDEGNAIYRVTYSG; translated from the coding sequence ATGAAGATCTTCCGATTCACGCTAAAATCAATTTTTCTGATTCTATTTTCCCTTGTGGTTTTATCCTGTAATGGAAAGAAAGGAGGAAATGAAGGAGAAACCCCGGACCAGACCCAGCAAGAAGACACCAATGAAGATGATGGTTCCGTAGAATCCAGTTTACCCTTGGACCGTCTGAACCTCCCTGAAGGGTTTAAGATTGATACTTATGCCGAAGGCATTGAAGGAGCCCGATCCATGGCCATGGGAGCGGACGGAACTTTGTTCGTGGGTACCCGAAATGAAAATAAAGTCTATGCGCTTAAGGATACGGATGGCGATTTTAAAGTGGATGATGTCTATACCATTGCTGAAGACTTGGAACAACCCAACGGCATTGCCTTCAAAGATGGTGCATTGTACGTGGCAGCGGTAAGCAAAATGTTCAAATATGACAATATTGAAGCATCATTGTCCAACCCTCCAGCGCCTGAGTTGATCTATGACGACTACCCAACCGAATTCCACCACGGTTGGAAATACATAGCCTTCGGCCCTGATGACAAACTCTATGTTCCCGTGGGTGCTCCCTGCAACATTTGTGACCGGACCGATGAGGACGAGCGTTTTGGTACCATTACCCGAATGGATGCAGATGGAAGCAATCGGGAAATTGTGGCCCATGGTGTACGGAATACCGTTGGCTTTACCTGGCACCCGGAAACTGAGGAATTGTGGTTTACGGACAACAACAGGGATATGATGGGGGATGACCTCCCTCCGGGAGAACTGAATCGTTTGGCCGAAGTGGGTCAGCATTTTGGCTATCCCTTCTGCCATGCAGGAACCATTCCCGATCCCGAATTTGGCAAACAACGACCATGCTCGGATTTTGTTCCACCGGTACAACCGTTGGATGCCCATGTCGCCGCACTTGGAGTGAAGTTTGACACGGGTTCCATGTTCCCTTCAGCATATAAAGGCCACGCGTTCTTGGCCGAACACGGCTCTTGGAACCGTTCCAAAAAAATAGGGTATCGGGTAACATTGGTGAAATTGAATGGCAATGAGGCTGTTAGCTATGAACCCTTTATCGACGGTTGGTTGGACGAAGAAAGTCAGGAAGCCTTTGGTAGACCAGTGGACCTGTTGTTTTTGGAAGATGGCTCCTTATTGATTTCCGATGATGAGGGCAATGCCATCTATAGGGTCACGTACAGTGGCTAA
- a CDS encoding ImmA/IrrE family metallo-endopeptidase: protein MKTNNKGKNKAIEVLQEIGFDEVTELSNSELISGFGIIYISEPLDNADGKIIRGKKRTIIKVNSSIPYPGRIRYVAAHELGHYFLHDKLEIHTDNSKTLNWFKIEKQAKRGLQEFEANDFASELLMPEKLFRQFVLNKSFTPSLIKEISTRFQTSLTSVIYRLISLDIAPILVVFMTDGVVRYWRKSTDLRGWVKDITKLSPPDDSVAKEYIDANYEFIYKGEEKAQEISRSTWFQLHENQEDSDFLEYCIPTKQYKTIISVIWEA from the coding sequence TTGAAGACGAACAATAAGGGAAAAAACAAAGCAATAGAGGTTTTGCAGGAAATAGGCTTTGATGAGGTTACTGAGCTTTCAAACTCTGAACTAATCAGTGGTTTCGGAATAATTTATATTTCTGAGCCATTAGATAATGCTGATGGAAAAATAATAAGAGGTAAAAAAAGGACAATAATTAAAGTTAATTCTTCAATTCCCTATCCAGGAAGAATTCGGTATGTAGCTGCTCACGAATTGGGACACTATTTTTTACATGACAAACTGGAAATTCATACTGATAATTCAAAAACATTGAACTGGTTTAAAATAGAAAAACAAGCTAAAAGAGGATTGCAAGAATTTGAAGCAAATGATTTTGCCTCGGAATTATTAATGCCAGAAAAATTATTTCGTCAGTTTGTTTTAAATAAATCTTTTACGCCTTCTTTAATAAAAGAGATTTCTACAAGATTTCAAACCAGCTTAACATCTGTAATTTACAGGCTTATTTCATTGGATATAGCACCAATATTGGTTGTGTTTATGACGGATGGAGTGGTAAGATATTGGAGGAAATCTACTGATTTAAGAGGATGGGTGAAGGACATTACCAAACTTTCCCCTCCAGATGATTCTGTCGCAAAAGAGTATATAGATGCCAATTACGAATTCATATATAAGGGAGAGGAAAAAGCACAAGAAATAAGTCGTTCAACATGGTTCCAATTGCATGAAAATCAAGAAGACTCTGACTTTTTGGAGTATTGCATACCCACTAAACAATATAAGACAATAATCAGTGTAATCTGGGAGGCTTAA
- a CDS encoding ankyrin repeat domain-containing protein, with the protein MNRKTFLRQHLILGGIAVATPTLLLGNQSAPQNDLFDYDLIQEFVFAAHKSLEKTQSLLEKYPLLLNCTSQFKKGDFETAVGGASHMGRRDIVDHLVGKGARLDIFNYAFLGYDDFVKRIVTDYPHLLNSCGPHGFTLLHHAEVGQRKDLATWLKSEGLTEKIFKGVFG; encoded by the coding sequence ATGAATCGAAAAACATTTTTAAGACAGCATTTGATATTGGGTGGGATTGCTGTGGCCACACCAACACTTCTTCTGGGAAACCAGAGCGCTCCCCAAAATGATCTATTTGACTACGACCTAATTCAGGAGTTTGTATTTGCCGCACATAAGAGCCTCGAAAAAACACAGAGCCTATTGGAAAAGTACCCTTTACTGCTAAATTGTACCAGTCAATTTAAGAAGGGAGATTTTGAGACCGCTGTTGGGGGTGCTTCACATATGGGCCGAAGGGATATCGTGGACCATTTGGTGGGCAAAGGAGCTCGCTTGGATATCTTTAACTATGCCTTTTTGGGGTATGATGATTTCGTTAAGAGGATAGTGACTGATTACCCCCATCTCCTCAACTCCTGCGGACCACATGGTTTTACGCTTTTGCACCATGCTGAAGTAGGCCAGCGAAAGGATTTAGCCACTTGGCTCAAATCTGAAGGACTTACCGAGAAAATCTTTAAAGGGGTCTTTGGTTGA
- a CDS encoding DUF4251 domain-containing protein has product MRTLLRLGIWILMVAAMGCGGTKTVASPEDIEALNDLVASRSFEVNARWARPMPSQALNSISNARLLPYGSNANQVDITGNSSYLRLVDNWVEADLPYFGERQMSGGYDPQRTGIQFEGVPENLQIEPNAKTKGYTMRFSINNGTENFQVIAELMPSRSSSMSITGSHRTQIRYDGTLSEYKKE; this is encoded by the coding sequence ATGAGAACACTACTGCGTTTAGGAATATGGATATTGATGGTAGCTGCCATGGGCTGTGGAGGAACAAAGACAGTCGCTTCCCCTGAAGATATAGAAGCTTTGAATGATTTGGTGGCCAGTAGATCTTTTGAGGTCAATGCCCGATGGGCCAGACCCATGCCCAGTCAAGCGCTCAACAGCATCTCCAATGCCCGACTACTTCCCTATGGCAGTAATGCCAACCAGGTAGATATAACAGGAAACTCAAGCTATTTACGGCTAGTAGATAATTGGGTAGAGGCAGATTTACCTTATTTTGGAGAGCGACAAATGTCTGGCGGGTATGATCCACAACGAACAGGAATACAATTTGAGGGAGTACCTGAAAACCTACAAATAGAACCAAATGCTAAAACCAAGGGCTATACCATGCGGTTCAGTATCAACAATGGCACGGAAAACTTTCAGGTGATCGCCGAATTAATGCCTTCCCGCTCCAGTTCCATGAGTATTACAGGTTCGCACAGAACCCAAATACGGTATGATGGGACACTTTCGGAATATAAGAAGGAATAG